The Microbacterium sp. LWH7-1.2 genome window below encodes:
- a CDS encoding RidA family protein: MTAQRLTRIPAPVVPGISDSVIDTATGLVYVSGVYVPVPDDFARSTELTFRALEEALVRAGTNLDNLVRVNIYVKHLDEDKLQTYRRVRDSIISSDQMPASTLVGVHSLYNEATIEIDAIAVL, from the coding sequence ATGACCGCTCAGCGTTTGACTCGAATCCCCGCCCCCGTGGTACCGGGTATTTCTGACAGCGTGATCGACACGGCGACCGGATTGGTCTATGTATCGGGCGTCTACGTTCCCGTGCCGGACGACTTCGCTCGCTCCACTGAGCTCACTTTCCGCGCGCTGGAAGAGGCCCTTGTCCGTGCGGGAACGAACCTGGACAACCTCGTCCGAGTGAACATCTACGTGAAGCACCTCGACGAAGACAAGTTGCAGACCTATCGCCGTGTGCGCGACTCGATTATCAGTTCCGACCAGATGCCGGCCAGCACCCTCGTCGGCGTTCACTCCCTGTACAACGAGGCCACGATCGAGATCGACGCCATAGCGGTCCTATGA
- a CDS encoding alpha/beta hydrolase: MVVIHGGGWESSYTSDYVARLAEAVTALGAATWNLEFRRLNNPGSEFPGMFLDISRGVDFARELAREYPIDLDRVLLLGHSSGGHLATWAAGRKNLSPDSSLYVKDPLLVRGVIELAGVLDLEHAHSAGRTDVLQVVRAGEPAGLPARARDASAIRLLPFGVPQTLIIGTKDNPWRIESHRRYLDVGAALGDDIDLIELEGANHFDVVDPSSPAWEKIASAVREYAGLRPCDVS, translated from the coding sequence GTGGTCGTCATCCACGGCGGCGGCTGGGAGTCCAGCTACACTTCGGACTACGTCGCGCGGCTCGCCGAAGCCGTCACGGCGCTGGGAGCCGCGACCTGGAACCTCGAGTTCCGCCGCCTCAACAACCCCGGGAGCGAGTTTCCGGGGATGTTCCTCGACATCTCGCGCGGAGTGGACTTCGCACGCGAACTAGCGCGGGAGTACCCGATCGATCTGGACCGAGTACTTCTGCTGGGGCACTCCTCTGGCGGTCATCTCGCGACGTGGGCGGCGGGCCGGAAGAACCTTTCTCCGGACAGCTCGCTGTACGTGAAGGACCCGCTGCTGGTGCGGGGCGTCATCGAACTGGCCGGGGTCCTCGATCTCGAGCACGCCCACAGCGCGGGTCGAACTGACGTCCTCCAAGTGGTTCGCGCAGGTGAGCCTGCGGGGCTGCCGGCCAGGGCGCGCGACGCGTCCGCGATCCGGCTACTTCCCTTCGGTGTGCCGCAGACTCTCATCATCGGGACGAAGGACAACCCATGGCGCATCGAGAGCCACCGGCGCTACCTCGATGTAGGCGCGGCACTGGGCGACGATATCGACCTGATCGAGCTGGAAGGTGCTAATCACTTCGACGTGGTCGACCCGAGCAGTCCGGCGTGGGAGAAGATCGCGAGCGCCGTCCGCGAGTACGCCGGCCTTCGACCCTGCGACGTGTCATAG